The Colias croceus chromosome 21, ilColCroc2.1 genome window below encodes:
- the LOC123701415 gene encoding carbonic anhydrase-related protein 10 has product MSQWLLILTIVFANVRDISGSWEEWWTYDGISGPGFWGLINPQWNMCNKGRRQSPINIEPDKLLFDPWLRDVQFDKHKVSGVLQNTGQSLVFRVEKDSKHQVNISGGPLSYRYQFEEIYFHYGLEDNRGSEHQIDHHTFPGEIQLYGFNKELYHNMSEAQHKSQGVVGISLMVQIGEPINKDLRLITSAFNKVMFRGSSYPIKHLPLSSLLPSTQQYLTYEGSTTHPGCWETAVWIIFNKPIYISKQEMYAIRRLMQGSQLTPKAPLGNNARPVQPLHHRTVRTNINFNKQGMPASSNCPDMYRNMHYTATQWPREHSMRYRSTEDLAMLSPN; this is encoded by the exons ATGAGCCAATGGTTGCTCATCTTAACCATCGTTTTCGCCAATGTCAGAG ataTATCAGGTAGCTGGGAAGAATGGTGGACTTACGATGGCATTTCAG gaCCCGGTTTCTGGGGTCTAATCAACCCCCAATGGAACATGTGCAATAAGGGCAGACGACAGAGCCCTATCAATATAGAGCCAGATAAACTACTCTTTGACCCGTGGTTACGTGATGTGCAGTTTGATAAACATAAA GTTAGCGGAGTGCTCCAAAACACGGGGCAGTCCCTAGTTTTCCGGGTGGAAAAGGACTCCAAACACCAAGTGAACATCAGTGGAGGCCCCCTATCCTACAGGTACCAGTTCGAAGAGATATATTTCCACTATGGATTGGAAGATAACAGAGGGTCTGAACATCAGATCGACCATCACACTTTTCCTGGAGAG ATCCAATTATACGGCTTTAACAAAGAACTGTATCACAATATGTCGGAAGCCCAGCATAAATCGCAAGGCGTCGTGGGGATCTCTTTAATGGTTCAG ATTGGAGAACCGATTAACAAGGACCTGAGACTCATAACGAGTGCTTTCAACAAAGTTATGTTTCGAG GCAGTTCATACCCCATCAAGCATCTACCTTTAAGCTCTCTACTGCCCAGCACGCAGCAATACCTCACGTATGAAGGCTCCACCACACACCCTGGCTGTTGGGAAACCGCTGTGTGGATTATATTCAATAAACCCATTTATATTTCTAAACAAGAG ATGTACGCAATCCGTCGCCTCATGCAAGGATCTCAATTGACCCCGAAAGCTCCGCTCGGGAACAATGCGCGGCCGGTACAACCGCTGCACCATCGCACTGTTAGAACTAACATCAACTTCAATAAGCAGGGGATGCCG GCATCAAGCAACTGTCCAGATATGTACCGCAACATGCATTATACAG CTACTCAATGGCCTCGAGAACACAGCATGCGTTACCGGAGCACAGAAGATTTAGCCATGTTATCGCccaattaa
- the LOC123701418 gene encoding alpha-(1,3)-fucosyltransferase C-like has product MMWIVDVCDTSNSRFDLAKQMQALFRKNFLDFDIYGCGILECPDAVCHRIMDKYYFYYVAETSNAVDYVTADVLKAYNNYAVPVVYGGADYTKFLPTGSYINLNSKSLDGIVALLEYIMKNPEVYYTYHRWRTNYTIKKTKPLKGICELCAKLNEWRGTKIKKGLRNWWYNKPLFNRCVPGGAESFSEVFSYLNRSRHKL; this is encoded by the exons ATGATGTGGATTGTTGATGTTTGTGATACAAGCAATTCCAGATTTGATCTCGCCAAACAAATGCAAGCTCTGTTTAGAAAGAACTTTCTAGATTTCGATATATATGGATGCGGCATACTTGAATGTCCTGATGCTGTATGTCATAGAATTATGGACAAGTATTATTTCTACTACGTGGCTGAAACCAGCAATGCTGTAGATTACGTCACAGCAGACGTCCTCAAAGCGTATAATAATTACGCTGTGCCGGTTGTATATGGAGGTGCTGATTATACTAA ATTCCTTCCCACCGGCTCTTACATCAATCTCAACTCCAAGTCATTAGATGGTATTGTCGCTTTACTAGAATACATAATGAAGAACCCAGAAGTGTATTACACCTACCATAGATGGAGAACAAATTACacgattaaaaaaacaaaacctCTGAAAGGTATCTGTGAATTATGCGCCAAATTGAACGAATGGAGAGGCACCAAAATAAAGAAAGGTTTAAGGAATTGGTGGTATAATAAGCCTCTCTTTAACCGATGTGTTCCTGGTGGAGCAGAATCATTTTCGGAAGTGTTTTCTTATCTTAACCGTTCTAGacataaactttaa